A single window of Carassius auratus strain Wakin chromosome 9, ASM336829v1, whole genome shotgun sequence DNA harbors:
- the LOC113108452 gene encoding 1-phosphatidylinositol 3-phosphate 5-kinase-like isoform X5, which produces MAAEDKASSSSSAMDWSSEPPLSPTSPSHLTQFKPLTPEQDEPPLRSAYSSFVSLFRFSKEEGRPPSVTEKSQSASSSPQGPRRNWASPSHSIHGSEPHRKHSELFRRTSTASEGRRKSEAPLGSHDPRTAVQLRTALKRLKEIMEGKSQDSDLKQYWMPDSQCKECYDCNEKFTTFRRRHHCRLCGQIFCSRCCNQEIPGKFMGYTGDLRACTYCRKIALSYAHSADSSSIGEDLSALSDSPCSVCVLEPTEPRTPVGGRKASRNIFLEEDLAWQRKNSIGMRKNHQESQSSALSSRLTSVQEDMGKSPARKRSASVTNLSLDRSGSSMVSAYESSVSPQNSRALCKTDHSEEERKILLDSSQLKDLWKKICHNSTGMEFQDHRYWLRTYPNCIVGKELVNWLLRNGTISTRAQAIAIGQALVDGRWLDCVTHHDQIFRDEYALYRPLQSTEFSETPSPDSESVNSLEGHSEPSWFKDIKFDDSDNEQLAYDNDYVTPNSASPSKRTSVSSFHSAVDSDSAASININVEQDNVNFHIKKQAKYPHVPPYPAEQKMEVLLSEDGGQNISISDAFIKESLFNRRVEEKAKEMLFTPLGWHHSSLDQLREENGEKKAMERLLSANHSHMMALLQQLLYSESLSLSWRDIIVPVVRQVVQTVRPDVRSCDDDMDIRQFVHIKKIPGGKKFDSAVVNGFVCTKNIAHKKMNPYIKNPKILLLKCSIEYLYREETKFTSIDPIVLQEHEFLKNYVQRIADVRPNLVLVEKTVSRIAQDMLLEHGISLVINVKPQVLDRVSRMTQGDLVISMDQLLTKPRLGTCHKFYLHSFQLPNNEMKTLMFFDGCPPQLGCTIKLRGASEYELARVKEIIIFMVCVAYHSQLEISFLMDEFAMPPSLAESSSFPCLLESTTLEEEEDNDGSTLGDDYLTLLPEGDFEPGLQEIIKAHSRQPSNSESSHKDGESPRINKNGSVASFSGGEEEIIKTSTPLSSFTSSLPQPVSPPFLISDLKETSQEVIKAPSEEEKNKELEETLVHRDSTSSENSLPPTRLFRDPLQDDTGLFVTEHVASSDDRLKSISALFKQELKDIILCISPFITFREPYLLTAAGLRCRSRDYFPEQVYLSPLLNKDSKELDGRRKRQLLKESGPSSGSLTNGTVSHQRTIQILSCHKLTGARIVEQLGSSQELARMLADYRAQGGRIRQREGMQFRETPPTKQSIKSDSEEDKGAGLNEMTWANKMDCLNPVNHQRLCVLFSSSSAQSNNAPNPCVSPWIVTMEFYGKNDLTLGVFLERYCFRPSYQCPSMYCETPMVHHIRRFVHGNGCVQIVLKELDSPVPGYQHTILNYSWCRICKQVTPVVPLSNDSWSMSFAKYLELRFYGHQYTRRANAEPCGHSIHKDYHQYFSYNQMVASFSYIPVRLFEICLPPPKIIIRNQGPSKANLQQDLKDFSQKVAQVYLAIDDRLTSLKTDTFSKTREEKMEDMFAQKDMEESELRSWIEKLQVRLQNSTMDSPQQLQTVLESVVVKKQGLCETLQSWNNRLQDLFQQEKGRKRLSVPPSPGRHRQAPSDETKTSALESSPRNPSPVVPNGEKEDRHLNTFPSSSGSSSLLQLPSPTEQASDAIMSGPSFPDQDSVSIPDDMFDGHLLGSSDSQVKEKSTMKTILANLLPGNSYNPIPFPFDPDKHYLMYEHERVPIAVCEREPSSIIAFALSCKEYKTALDELTKTTAKTGGDDISQAISSGESRVKSSPAKPSDISTSQLSRSSIDTDPLKEPESGDKQKKQTGNPHIELQFSDANAKFYCRIYYAEEFHKMREAIMESSEDDFVRSLSRCVNWQARGGKSGAVFYATEDDRFILKQMPRLEVQSFLDFAPHYFTYITGAVQQKRPTALAKILGVFRIGYKNSQNNTEKKLDLLVMENLFYGRKMAQVFDLKGSLRNRNVKTELGKESCEVLLDENLLKLVHDNPLYIRSHCKAILRAAILSDAHFLSSHLIIDYSLLVGRDDATDELVVGIIDYIRTFTWDKKLEMVVKSTGILGGQGKMPTVVSPELYRSRFCEAMDKYFLMVPDHWTGLGLNC; this is translated from the exons ATGGCTGCTGAAGACAAGGCTTCCTCCTCGTCCTCTGCGATGGACTGGAGCTCCGAGCCGCCACTCTCTCCCACCAGTCCGTCCCATCTAACACAGTTCAAACCCCTGACCCCCGAGCAGGACGAGCCGCCCCTGCGCTCCGCCTACAGCTCCTTCGTCAGTCTGTTCCGCTTCAGCAAAg AGGAAGGACGGCCTCCTTCAGTGACCGAGAAAAGTCAGTCGGCTTCATCATCACCGCAGGGGCCACGGCGCAACTGGGCAAGTCCCTCCCATTCTATACATGGCTCCGAACCCCACAGGAAACATTCAGAACTTTTCAGAAGAACATCCACTGCTTCAG AGGGTCGACGGAAATCAGAAGCTCCTCTGGGCAGCCACGATCCCCGAACAGCTGTCCAGCTGCGCACAGCCCTCAAGAGACTCAAGGAGATCATGGAAGGGAAAAGCCAG GACAGTGATCTGAAACAGTACTGGATGCCGGACAGCCAGTGTAAGGAGTGTTACGACTGCAATGAGAAATTCACAACCTTTCGACGCCGTCACCATTGTCGACTCTGCGGTCAAATCTTCTGCAGCCGATGCTGCAACCAGGAAATTCCTGGCAAGTTCATGGGCTATACGG GTGATTTACGGGCTTGTACGTACTGTCGTAAGATAGCATTGAGCTACGCTCACTCAGCTGACTCGAGCTCCATCGGAGAAGATCTCAGCGCCCTTTCAGACTCGCCCTGCTCAGTGTGTGTCCTGGAGCCCACCGAACCGCGCACACCTGTGGGGGGCCGCAAAGCCAGCAGGAACATCTTCCTGGAAGAGGACCTGGCCTGGCAAAG AAAAAATTCCATTGGGATGAGGAAGAA TCATCAGGAATCTCAAAGCAGTGCTCTCAGTTCCAGACTTACATCAGTCCAGGAGGATATGGGCAAGTCGCCAGCCAGAAAAag GTCAGCCAGTGTGACCAACCTGTCCTTGGACCGTTCCGGCTCATCCATGGTTTCTGCTTACGAGAGTTCGGTTAGCCCACAGAACAGCCGAGCCCTATGTAAGACTGACCACAGTGAAGAGGAGAGGAAGATCCTTCTG GATTCCTCTCAACTTAAAGATCTGTGGAAGAAAATTTGCCATAACAGCACAGGAATGGAGTTCCAGGACCATCGCTACTGGCTGCGCACTTACCCCAACTGCATTGTGGGTAAAGAGCTGGTCAACTGGCTCTTACGAAATGGCACTATTTCAACTAG AGCTCAGGCCATAGCTATTGGACAGGCTTTGGTAGATGGCCGCTGGCTTGACTGTGTCACTCATCATGATCAGATCTTCCGTGATGAGTATGCCTTATATCGCCCCCTCCAG AGCACAGAATTCTCAGAAACCCCTTCTCCAGACAGCGAGAGTGTGAATTCCTTGGAGGGACACTCCGAACCGTCATGGTTTAAAGACATCAAGTTTGACGACAGTGACAATGAGCAGCTAGCTTATGACAATGACTATGTCACACCAA ATTCGGCCAGCCCCAGCAAAAGAACATCTGTCAGCAGTTTCCACTCTGCAGTGGACAGTGACTCGGCCGCCTCCATCAACATAAACGTGGAGCAGGACAATGTCAATTTCCACATCAAGAAGCAGGCCAAGTACCCACATGTGCCTCCTTACCCAGCCGAGCAAAAAA TGGAAGTCCTGCTCTCTGAAGATGGAGGTCAGAATATATCCATCAGTGATGCCTTCATTAAAG AGTCTCTGTTTAACCGGAGAGTTGAGGAGAAGGCTAAAGAGATGCTCTTCACACCTCTCGGCTGGCATCACAGCTCTCTGGACCAGCTGCGGGAAGAGAACGGGGAAAAGAAAGCGATGGAGCGTTTACT GTCTGCTAATCACAGCCACATGATGGCGCTGCTGCAGCAGCTGCTGTACAGCGAATCACTGTCTCTCTCCTGGCGTGACATCATTGTGCCTGTGGTGAGGCAGGTTGTGCAGACGGTGCGACCAGACGTGCGCAGCTGTGATGACGACATGGATATCCGTCAGTTTGTCCACATCAAGAAG ATTCCTGGAGGAAAGAAGTTTGACTCTGCCGTAGTAAACGGCTTTGTTTGCACAAAGAATATTGCGCACAAAAAG ATGAACCCTTACATCAAAAACCCCAAGATCCTTCTCCTCAAATGCTCCATTGAGTATCTGTACAGAGAAGAGACCAAGTTCACTTCCATTGACCCAATTGTGTTACAG GAGCATGAGTTTCTGAAGAACTATGTTCAGAGGATTGCTGACGTCCGACCAAACCTGGTGCTGGTGGAGAAGACTGTGTCCCGGATCGCTCAGGACATGCTACTGGAACACGGCATCAGCCTCGTGATTAATGTCAAACCT CAAGTCCTGGACCGTGTGAGTCGAATGACTCAGGGAGATTTAGTCATTTCAATGGACCAGCTTCTTACAAAACCTCGTCTGGGTACCTGCCACAAGTTTTACCTGCATTCCTTCCAGCTGCCAAATA ATGAAATGAAGACCCTTATGTTTTTTGATGGGTGTCCTCCTCAGCTGGGCTGCACTATCAAGCTCCGTGGTGCATCAGAGTATGAGCTGGCACGGGTGAAAGAGATCATCATTTTTATGGTGTGCGTAGCGTACCACTCACAGCTGGAGATCTCTTTCCTCATGGATGAGTTTGCTATGCCTCCTAGCCTGGCTGAGAGTTCCTCTTTCCCATGTCTCCTGGAAAGCACCACtttggaggaagaggaagataaTGATGGTTCCACGCTGGGGGATGACTACCTCACGCTTCTTCCAGAAGGAGACTTTGAGCCAGGGCTTCAGGAGATTATCAAAGCCCACAGTAGACAGCCTTCCAACTCAGAATCTTCTCATAAAGATGGAGAAAGCCCCAGAATAAATAAAAACGGTTCAGTTGCTTCCTTCTCTGGAGGAGAGGAAGAGATTATAAAGACCTCCACACCCCTTTCATCCTTCACTTCCAGCCTTCCCCAGCCGGTGTCACCACCTTTCCTCATTTCAGACCTAAAAGAGACGTCACAGGAAGTAATTAAAGCACCTAGTGAGGAGGAGAAGAACAAAGAGCTGGAGGAGACTCTGGTCCATCGGGACAGCACCAGCTCTGAGAACTCCCTTCCACCAACCCGGCTCTTTAGGGATCCCTTACAGGATGACACAGGCCTGTTTGTGACCGAACATGTAGCTTCTTCAGATGACCGCCTCAAATCCATCTCAGCTTTGTTTAAACAGGAGCTAAAAGACATCATCCTCTGCATTTCACCCTTTATTACCTTTCGGGAGCCATACCTGCTCACGGCCGCTGGACTGCGTTGTCGTAGCCGGGATTATTTCCCAGAACAGGTTTACCTCTCACCTCTTTTGAATAAGGACTCGAAAGAGCTGGACGGACGCCGCAAGAGGCAGCTGCTGAAAGAGTCTGGCCCTAGTTCTGGCAGCCTGACCAACGGTACTGTGTCGCACCAGCGGACCATTCAGATTTTATCCTGTCACAAACTCACAGGTGCCCGTATAGTAGAGCAGCTAGGCAGTAGTCAGGAGCTGGCACGCATGCTGGCTGACTATCGTGCCCAGGGGGGGCGCATTCGGCAAAGGGAAGGAATGCAATTCCGTGAAACCCCACCCACAAAGCAGTCAATAAAGTCAGACAGTGAAGAAGATAAAGGGGCAGGACTGAATGAAATGACCTGGGCTAATAAG aTGGACTGTTTAAATCCAGTCAACCATCAGAGGCTCTGTGTGCTGTTCAGTAGCTCTTCAGCACAGTCTAATAATGCCCCAAACCCCTGCGTCAGTCCATG GATTGTAACAATGGAGTTTTATGGAAAGAATGACTTGACTCTTGGCGTATTTCTAGAGAGATACTGTTTTAG ACCCTCTTACCAGTGCCCCAGTATGTACTGTGAGACCCCCATGGTTCACCACATCCGGCGCTTTGTGCATGGTAACGGCTGTGTCCAGATTGTTCTGAAAGAGCTGGACTCGCCTGTACCCGGATATCAGCACACAATCCTCAACTACTCTTGGTGCCGTATTTGTAAACAG GTTACTCCTGTAGTCCCTTTGTCTAATGACTCCTGGTCCATGTCCTTCGCCAAGTATCTAGAACTCCGATTCTATGGTCACCAGTACACCCGCCGGGCCAATGCAGAGCCTTGCGGCCACTCCATCCATAAAGATTATCACCAGTACTTCTCCTACAACCAGATGGTGGCTTCATTCAG CTACATCCCAGTGAGGCTATTCGAGATCTGTCTGCCTCCTCCAAAAATCATCATCAGGAACCAGGGTCCCTCTAAAGCCAACTTGCAGCAGGACCTCAAAGACTTCTCCCAGAA GGTGGCTCAGGTGTACCTGGCCATAGATGACCGTCTCACCTCTCTAAAAACTGACACCTTCAGCAAGACTAGAGAAGAAAAAATGGAGGATATGTTTGCACAGAAAGAT ATGGAGGAATCAGAGCTTCGCAGCTGGATAGAGAAGCTACAAGTGCGTCTGCAGAACAGCACAATGGACTCGCCGCAACAACTACAGACTGTGCTGGAGTCAGTGGTGGTCAAAAAGCAGGGTTTGTGTGAGACCCTGCAGTCCTGGAACAACAG ACTTCAGGACTTGTTCCAGCAAGAGAAAGGCAGGAAACGCTTATCTGTTCCTCCCAGCCCTGGCAGACACAGACAAGCCCCATCAGATGAGACCAAG ACTAGTGCTTTGGAGTCCTCTCCTCGTAACCCATCCCCTGTGGTTCCAAATGGAGAGAAAG AGGACCGTCATCTCAACACATTTCCCTCAAGTTCAGGGTCCTCATCATTACTACAGTTACCGTCTCCGACTGAACAAGCCTCAGACGCCATCATGAGCGGACCATCTTTTCCTGATCAGGACTCTGTCAGCATCCCAGACG ACATGTTTGATGGACACTTACTTGGTTCCAGTGACAGTCAAGTAAAGGAAAAGTCCACCATGAAAACCATCCTTGCCAACTTGTTACCCGGCAATAGCTACAATCCCATCCCTTTCCCTTT CGACCCAGACAAGCACTATTTGATGTATGAGCACGAGAGAGTTCCTATAGCCGTGTGTGAGCGAGAGCCCAGCTCCATCATTGCCTTTGCACTCAG CTGTAAGGAGTATAAAACTGCCCTTGATGAGCTTACGAAAACAACAGCAAAGACGGGAGGTGATGACATATCTCAGGCCATTAG TTCTGGAGAGAGCAGAGTAAAGAGCAGTCCAGCCAAACCTAGTGACATCAGCACGTCACAGCTGAGCCGCAGCAGCATCGATACCGACCCACTCA AGGAGCCTGAAAGTGGAGACAAACAGAAGAAGCAGACAGGAAACCCACACATCGAGCTTC AGTTCTCCGACGCAAATGCCAAGTTCTACTGCCGAATCTACTACGCGGAGGAGTTCCATAAAATGCGGGAAGCGATTATGGAGAGCTCGGAGGATGATTTTGTGCGATCGCTCTCCCGCTGTGTCAACTGGCAAGCTCGTGGAGGGAAGTCCGGTGCTGTTTTCTATGCCACTGAAG ATGATCGGTTTATTCTAAAACAGATGCCGAGATTAGAGGTCCAGTCCTTCTTAGACTTTGCACCCCACTACTTTACTTACATCACAGGAGCAGTCCAGCAAAAA CGCCCCACAGCACTTGCTAAGATCCTGGGAGTTTTCCGTATCGGCTACAAGAACTCCCAGAACAACACAGAAAAGAAACTGGACCTGTTGGTGATGGAAAACCTCTTCTATGGGCGAAAGATGGCACAG GTGTTTGACCTGAAGGGATCCCTGAGGAACAGGAACGTTAAGACTGAACTAGGAAAGGAGAGCTGTGAGGTGCTCCTGGATGAGAACCTCCTGAAACTGGTGCATGACAATCCCCTTTATATTCGCTCACACTGCAAGGCCATTCTGCGTGCTGCCATCCTCAGCGACGCCCACTTCCTGTCCAGCCACCTCATCATTGATTATTCCCTGCTGGTGGGCCGTGATGATGCTACAGATGAACTAGTTGTGGGCATCATAG ATTATATCCGGACTTTCACATGGGATAAAAAGCTGGAGATGGTGGTCAAATCGACTGGGATTCTTGGAGGTCAAG GTAAAATGCCCACGGTGGTGTCACCAGAGCTATATCGATCACGTTTCTGTGAGGCCATGGACAAATATTTCCTCATGGTCCCTGATCACTGGACAGGTCTTGGTCTCAACTGCTGA